A single Oncorhynchus kisutch isolate 150728-3 linkage group LG19, Okis_V2, whole genome shotgun sequence DNA region contains:
- the LOC109880581 gene encoding endoplasmic reticulum-Golgi intermediate compartment protein 2-like: MKYDTSSLMVSEQHMPLWQFLVRLCGIIGGIFSTTGMVYGFVGFCFNIVCCRFKLGPYKPREVVLPDAHVNNRAALLLTRTGVAL; this comes from the exons ATGAAGTACGACACCAGCTCTCTGATGGTCAGTGAGCAGCACATGCCCCTCTGGCAGTTCCTGGTACGACTCTGTGGCATCATCGGGGGTATCTTCTCCACCACAG GCATGGTCTATGGGTTTGTTGGCTTCTGTTTCAACATAGTCTGCTGTCGCTTCAAACTAGGCCCATATAAACCTAGAGAG GTGGTTCTCCCAGATGCCCATGTGAACAACCGTGCTGCTCTGCTCCTGACACGTACAGGAGTAGCCCTCTGA